A single window of Rhodococcus jostii RHA1 DNA harbors:
- a CDS encoding YciI family protein: MAKYLLLKHYRGAPAAVNDVPMDQWTPEEISAHIQYMQDFADRLEGSGEFVDGQALAPDGMFVRYDGEGRPPVTDGPFAETKDLIAGWMMIDVDSYERAIELAGELSAAPGAGGKPIHEWLEVRPFLTEPPTIAD; encoded by the coding sequence ATGGCCAAGTATCTTCTGCTCAAGCACTACCGCGGCGCCCCGGCTGCGGTCAACGACGTGCCGATGGACCAGTGGACGCCGGAGGAGATCTCGGCCCACATCCAGTACATGCAAGACTTCGCGGACCGACTCGAAGGCAGCGGCGAGTTCGTCGACGGTCAAGCGCTCGCCCCCGACGGAATGTTCGTCCGCTACGACGGCGAGGGTCGCCCACCGGTCACCGACGGCCCCTTCGCCGAGACCAAGGACCTCATCGCCGGCTGGATGATGATCGACGTCGACAGCTACGAACGCGCCATCGAGCTGGCAGGAGAGCTCTCCGCTGCTCCAGGGGCGGGAGGGAAACCGATCCATGAGTGGCTCGAAGTACGCCCTTTCCTCACCGAGCCGCCCACCATCGCTGACTGA
- a CDS encoding GyrI-like domain-containing protein, whose protein sequence is MTDKTDFKKTLAAYQAPRGEFRIVDVPDLQYLMIDGHGDPNTSPAFSDAVEALYPLAYKLKFASKRDLGRDYVVPPLEGLWWADDMDSFTTVRDKSRWDWTMMIMTPNWVDQAMFTTAVDQVGAKNRPVRLDDVRLADLSEGRCVQTLHAGSFDDEASVLAQLHDDFIPSNGLCVSGKHHEIYLNDFRRIAPEKQRTILRQPITTRAASGA, encoded by the coding sequence ATGACGGACAAGACCGACTTCAAGAAGACCCTCGCCGCCTACCAGGCACCACGCGGCGAGTTCCGGATCGTGGATGTGCCCGACCTGCAATACCTCATGATCGACGGTCACGGCGACCCCAACACCTCACCGGCATTCAGCGACGCCGTCGAAGCTCTCTACCCCCTCGCGTACAAGCTGAAATTCGCCAGCAAGCGCGACCTCGGCCGCGACTATGTCGTCCCTCCGCTCGAGGGGTTGTGGTGGGCAGACGACATGGACTCCTTCACCACGGTGCGGGACAAGTCGCGATGGGACTGGACGATGATGATCATGACCCCGAACTGGGTCGACCAGGCCATGTTCACCACCGCTGTCGACCAGGTCGGTGCCAAGAACCGCCCGGTACGCCTCGACGACGTCCGACTCGCGGATCTGAGCGAAGGGCGGTGTGTGCAGACACTGCACGCCGGCTCCTTCGACGACGAAGCATCCGTGCTCGCACAACTGCACGACGATTTCATCCCGAGCAACGGACTATGTGTGTCCGGCAAGCACCACGAGATCTACCTCAACGACTTCCGCAGGATCGCGCCCGAGAAGCAGCGCACCATCCTCAGACAACCAATCACCACCCGCGCCGCCTCCGGCGCCTGA
- the dapA gene encoding 4-hydroxy-tetrahydrodipicolinate synthase: protein MTDSSAPVAPFGRVLTAMATAFTVDGEIDEEATARIAVHLVDHGHDGLVVSGTTGEAATTTTAEDGRILQVVKDAVGDRAKIVAGVGTNDTRHTLELARQAVMHGADGLLLVTPYYNKPSQGGVLQHFRYVVEAVDAPVMVYDIPSRAGTKLAPSTFETMAEWPSVVAVKDAAGDPTQAIMLRELGYAVYSGDDSLTLGFLAYGACGVVSVLGHVAGDEIRTMIDAFVSGDVETAREINARLQPALRAVMGVPNYGATTVKGALQLLGVLQNRIVRSPLLALDDGEYEALRTGLHASGLLH from the coding sequence ATGACCGATTCGTCAGCGCCGGTGGCTCCGTTCGGGCGCGTTCTTACAGCGATGGCTACGGCGTTCACCGTGGATGGCGAGATCGATGAGGAGGCGACTGCTCGGATCGCCGTACATCTGGTCGATCATGGGCACGACGGCCTTGTGGTCTCGGGGACGACCGGTGAGGCGGCCACGACTACCACCGCCGAGGACGGTCGGATCTTGCAAGTGGTCAAGGATGCGGTGGGCGACCGCGCGAAGATCGTTGCCGGGGTGGGAACGAACGACACGCGGCACACGCTGGAATTGGCGAGGCAGGCTGTCATGCACGGTGCTGACGGGCTGCTGCTGGTGACGCCGTACTACAACAAACCGAGCCAGGGCGGTGTACTGCAGCACTTTCGGTATGTAGTGGAGGCAGTCGATGCTCCTGTCATGGTCTACGACATTCCCAGCCGGGCCGGTACCAAGCTGGCGCCGTCGACGTTCGAGACGATGGCGGAATGGCCGTCCGTGGTGGCGGTGAAGGATGCCGCTGGAGACCCCACTCAGGCGATCATGTTGCGCGAATTGGGCTATGCGGTCTACTCGGGAGACGACAGCCTCACCCTGGGGTTCCTGGCGTATGGGGCCTGCGGGGTTGTCTCTGTTCTCGGGCACGTGGCAGGCGACGAGATCCGCACGATGATCGACGCCTTCGTGTCGGGGGACGTCGAAACCGCACGGGAGATCAATGCCCGCCTGCAGCCGGCGTTGCGTGCGGTCATGGGTGTCCCCAATTACGGCGCGACGACGGTCAAGGGGGCACTGCAGTTGCTCGGTGTGCTCCAGAACAGAATCGTGCGGTCCCCGCTCCTTGCCCTCGACGACGGCGAGTACGAGGCGTTGCGGACGGGGCTGCACGCGTCGGGGTTACTGCACTGA
- a CDS encoding Clp protease N-terminal domain-containing protein — protein MFERFSDQARQVVVLAADIARAHHHDSLGTEHLLAGILDGGGPAAAALTAWGVTAPAIRGKLDTARTGTRSDPHRPLTHQHQRDA, from the coding sequence ATGTTCGAGAGATTTTCCGATCAAGCCCGCCAAGTGGTCGTCCTCGCCGCCGACATCGCCCGCGCACACCACCACGACTCCCTCGGCACCGAACACCTACTCGCCGGGATCCTCGATGGCGGCGGCCCCGCAGCGGCAGCACTGACCGCCTGGGGTGTCACCGCACCGGCTATCCGCGGCAAACTCGACACCGCCAGGACCGGCACCCGCTCAGATCCTCACCGACCTCTCACCCATCAGCATCAGCGAGATGCGTGA
- a CDS encoding NADP-dependent isocitrate dehydrogenase: MSADKHPTIIYTLTDEAPLLATYAFLPIVRTFAGAAGIEVESSDISVPARILAEFPDRLTEEQRVPDNLAELGRLTQLPETNIIKLPNISASVPQLLAAIKELQGKGYQIPDFPEAPKTDEERDIRQRYGRILGSAVNPVLREGNSDRRAPRAVKEYVRKHPHSMGEWSMASRSHVAHMRHGDFYHGEKSMTLDRQRTVRMELVTKSGETIVLKEGLALGEGDIMDSMFMSKKALLDFYEEQMEDARKTGVMFSLHVKATMMKVSHPIVFGHAVKTFYKDAFAKHQKLFDELGVNVNNGLVDLYDKIETLPSTQREEIIQDLHDCHEHRPELAMVDSARGISNFHSPSDVIVDASMPAMIRSGGMMYGADGRLKDAKAVMPESTFARIYQEIINFCKTNGAFDPTTMGTVPNVGLMAQKAEEYGSHDKTFEIPEDGDANFVDVETGEVLLTQQVEAGDIWRMCTVKDAPIRDWVKLAVTRARNSGMPVLFWLDPYRPHENELIKKVELYLQDHDTEGLDIQIMSQVRSMRYTLERLIRGMDTIAATGNILRDYLTDLFPILELGTSAKMLSIVPLMAGGGMYETGAGGSAPKHVKQLVEENHLRWDSLGEFLALAVSFEDLGIKTGNEHAKILAKTLDAATGKLLDENKNPSRKTGELDNRGSQFYLALYWAQELAAQTEDKELAERFATLAEALTENEETIVRELIEVQGSPVDIGGYYQPDSEKADAVMRPSKTLNTTLAAAQQ; this comes from the coding sequence ATGAGCGCCGATAAGCATCCAACCATCATCTACACGCTGACCGACGAGGCGCCGTTACTCGCGACCTACGCCTTCCTGCCGATCGTGCGCACCTTCGCCGGTGCCGCGGGCATCGAGGTCGAGTCCAGCGACATCTCGGTACCGGCGCGGATCCTGGCCGAGTTCCCCGACCGCCTCACCGAAGAGCAGCGCGTCCCGGACAACCTTGCCGAGCTGGGTCGGCTGACGCAACTGCCCGAGACCAACATCATCAAACTGCCGAACATCAGCGCGTCTGTGCCGCAGCTCCTGGCCGCCATCAAGGAACTGCAGGGCAAGGGCTACCAGATTCCGGACTTTCCGGAAGCCCCCAAGACCGACGAGGAACGCGATATCCGGCAGCGCTACGGCAGGATCCTCGGCAGCGCGGTCAACCCGGTCCTGCGTGAGGGCAACTCCGACCGCCGCGCACCCCGGGCGGTGAAGGAGTACGTCCGCAAGCACCCGCACAGCATGGGTGAATGGTCGATGGCCTCGCGCAGCCACGTCGCGCACATGCGGCACGGCGACTTCTACCACGGCGAGAAGTCGATGACACTGGACCGGCAGCGCACGGTCCGGATGGAGTTGGTGACCAAGAGCGGCGAGACGATCGTTCTCAAGGAGGGGCTCGCCCTCGGCGAGGGCGACATCATGGACAGCATGTTCATGAGCAAGAAGGCCTTGCTCGACTTCTACGAGGAGCAGATGGAGGATGCGCGAAAGACGGGCGTGATGTTCTCCCTCCACGTCAAGGCGACGATGATGAAGGTCTCGCACCCCATCGTCTTCGGTCACGCGGTGAAGACCTTCTACAAGGACGCCTTCGCCAAACATCAGAAGCTGTTCGACGAATTGGGCGTCAACGTCAACAACGGCCTCGTCGACCTGTACGACAAGATCGAGACGCTGCCCAGCACGCAGCGCGAGGAGATCATTCAGGACCTGCACGACTGCCATGAGCACCGTCCGGAGTTGGCCATGGTCGACTCCGCCCGCGGCATCTCGAACTTCCATTCGCCCAGCGACGTCATCGTGGACGCCTCGATGCCCGCGATGATCCGCTCGGGCGGCATGATGTATGGCGCCGACGGGCGACTCAAGGATGCCAAGGCGGTAATGCCGGAGTCCACCTTCGCGCGCATCTACCAGGAGATCATCAACTTCTGTAAGACCAACGGCGCGTTCGACCCGACGACCATGGGTACCGTCCCCAACGTCGGGCTCATGGCGCAGAAGGCCGAGGAGTACGGCTCGCACGACAAGACCTTCGAGATTCCGGAGGACGGCGACGCCAACTTCGTGGATGTCGAGACCGGTGAGGTTCTGCTCACCCAGCAGGTCGAGGCGGGTGACATCTGGCGCATGTGCACCGTCAAGGACGCGCCGATCCGCGACTGGGTCAAGCTCGCGGTCACCCGGGCACGCAACTCCGGCATGCCGGTGCTGTTCTGGCTCGACCCGTACCGCCCGCACGAGAACGAGCTGATCAAGAAGGTCGAGCTGTACCTGCAGGATCACGACACGGAGGGCCTCGACATCCAGATCATGTCGCAGGTGCGCTCGATGCGGTACACGCTGGAGCGGCTGATCCGCGGGATGGACACCATCGCCGCGACCGGCAACATCCTGCGTGACTACCTCACCGACCTGTTCCCGATCCTGGAACTCGGCACGAGCGCCAAGATGCTGTCGATCGTGCCGCTGATGGCCGGCGGTGGCATGTACGAGACGGGCGCCGGTGGGTCGGCGCCCAAGCACGTCAAGCAGCTGGTGGAGGAGAATCACCTGCGATGGGATTCGCTCGGTGAGTTCCTGGCGCTGGCCGTCAGCTTCGAGGACCTCGGCATCAAGACCGGCAACGAGCACGCCAAGATCCTGGCCAAGACGCTCGACGCGGCGACCGGCAAGCTGCTGGACGAGAACAAGAACCCGTCGCGCAAGACCGGCGAGCTCGACAACCGGGGCAGCCAGTTCTACCTCGCGTTGTACTGGGCACAGGAACTCGCCGCGCAGACCGAGGACAAGGAACTGGCGGAACGTTTCGCCACGCTTGCCGAGGCGTTGACCGAAAACGAGGAGACCATCGTGCGGGAGCTCATCGAGGTGCAGGGCTCGCCGGTTGACATCGGCGGCTACTACCAGCCGGACAGCGAGAAGGCCGACGCCGTGATGAGGCCGAGCAAGACATTGAACACCACGCTGGCGGCCGCGCAACAGTGA
- a CDS encoding LLM class F420-dependent oxidoreductase → MELGLHIADFTFPDGPSTLAHDLSRIAVTAEDVGFAKISVMDHLWQIEPVGPIDTEMLEAYTTLGYLAAVTKKVDLLAWVTATVYREPGLLAKAVTTLDVLSKGRAYLGIGAAWNEDESVGLGLHFPPTAERFERLEETLQICLQMWSENDGPFEGKHYQLGRTMNVPQPLRRPHPPILIGGGGEKKTLRLVAQYAQACNLFGGPEVAHKLEVLKSHCDALGTDYDAIEKTVMFPLHPGAGGQNVDTLLGQLEDLSKLGVTHVHGWVPDVASITPLELLGDRVVPVIADW, encoded by the coding sequence ATGGAACTTGGACTGCACATCGCCGACTTCACCTTTCCGGACGGACCGTCGACCCTCGCGCACGACTTGTCTCGCATTGCCGTCACCGCCGAGGACGTGGGTTTCGCCAAGATCAGCGTCATGGATCACCTCTGGCAGATCGAACCGGTAGGACCGATCGACACCGAGATGCTCGAGGCTTACACCACTCTCGGCTACCTCGCTGCCGTCACGAAGAAGGTGGATTTGCTGGCCTGGGTCACCGCCACTGTCTACCGCGAGCCAGGCCTTCTCGCCAAGGCTGTGACCACGCTCGACGTCCTGTCCAAGGGGCGGGCGTACCTGGGAATCGGCGCCGCCTGGAACGAGGACGAGAGTGTGGGACTCGGGCTCCACTTCCCGCCCACGGCCGAACGCTTCGAACGACTGGAGGAAACACTGCAGATCTGCCTGCAGATGTGGAGCGAGAACGACGGACCGTTCGAGGGAAAGCACTACCAGCTCGGCCGCACGATGAATGTGCCGCAGCCGCTACGGCGCCCACACCCGCCGATTCTGATCGGCGGCGGGGGTGAAAAGAAGACGCTTCGGCTGGTCGCGCAGTACGCACAGGCCTGCAACCTGTTCGGGGGACCCGAGGTCGCGCACAAGCTGGAGGTGTTGAAGAGCCACTGCGACGCTCTCGGAACCGACTACGACGCCATCGAGAAAACCGTGATGTTCCCACTCCACCCGGGTGCGGGCGGACAGAACGTGGACACACTGTTGGGTCAGCTCGAGGACCTGTCGAAGCTGGGAGTCACCCACGTCCACGGATGGGTACCGGACGTCGCGTCGATCACGCCCCTCGAACTCTTGGGCGACCGCGTCGTTCCGGTGATCGCCGACTGGTGA
- a CDS encoding FUSC family protein has translation MAFRFVQETVRFLAVSDPGRLRLRAATATTITVVLAMVVLLPGSDVIGQPLTVALLGTVVAMQSSAAVKDRDQHSRVITTLLLVFPAIAAVSMSAVLSQFGKVADVGFIAVLFAAVWVRRYGPRGTALGMVAFICYFFALFLRAEPGQIPILAVSIVAGVGISLLVRTVILPDRPGLELKRLVRALRAASIDVLEVALNRGDRNLDLLRKKLDRLGSTALMIDDWLDRNDAAQLLSVTNDDLSVRIFDAQIATEQLVSALWALDPNKSWPNSLGQATTALGSCLQNNPSDDQLRAARRLAAAAADKSDPSTPAGIATAVAMRAVQAHIAIHHITNNALRTDSEPRKKPDEDEETDTGWNPSTKAAIQVAVATSAATILGELISPDRWYWAVLTAFLVFTGASTRGEILSRAGHRVVGTIAGVLAGVVLSAVVGNNQPLQLLLLVVCVFFAFYLVTVAYALLSFFITVMLAMLYGLLGTFSIEVLELRIYETAAGGLVGIAAAYFIFSTGTRSTMISKIDDYLDQMTAIIDTAIGAVVQPGHETDLVADIRKLDNALKDLVTAGKPLEMGPTTRTRRGAKRLLRIMTVSNRSSHALARAGVSASRGEPDSEPSQETTKALRQASHVTKATIADVKRALAGEHVEPPEKLTETSAPDVMLQSTTTPGPVRSAVRSLSTLNRTMGEALTRV, from the coding sequence ATGGCTTTTCGGTTCGTACAGGAGACTGTCCGTTTTCTCGCGGTCTCCGATCCCGGCAGGCTGCGGCTCCGTGCCGCAACCGCCACGACGATCACCGTCGTGCTCGCGATGGTGGTGCTGTTACCGGGTTCCGACGTGATCGGTCAGCCACTCACCGTCGCGCTGCTCGGGACGGTCGTCGCGATGCAGTCCTCGGCGGCGGTCAAGGACAGGGATCAGCACAGCAGGGTGATCACGACACTGCTGCTCGTGTTCCCGGCAATCGCAGCGGTGTCGATGTCCGCGGTGCTGTCACAGTTCGGGAAGGTCGCCGATGTGGGTTTCATCGCGGTGCTCTTCGCGGCCGTCTGGGTGCGGCGCTACGGCCCGCGAGGGACGGCTCTCGGGATGGTCGCGTTCATCTGCTACTTCTTCGCGCTCTTCCTTCGGGCCGAGCCTGGACAGATTCCCATCCTCGCCGTGTCCATCGTCGCCGGCGTCGGAATCTCGCTCCTCGTCCGTACGGTGATCCTGCCGGACCGGCCCGGGCTCGAACTCAAACGGTTGGTTCGGGCGCTGCGGGCCGCGTCGATCGACGTGCTGGAGGTGGCGCTGAACAGGGGTGATCGGAATCTCGATCTACTCCGCAAGAAACTCGATCGGCTCGGAAGCACCGCGCTGATGATCGACGACTGGCTCGACCGCAACGATGCAGCTCAGCTCCTGAGCGTCACGAATGATGATCTGTCCGTTCGTATCTTCGATGCGCAAATCGCTACCGAACAACTCGTCAGCGCGCTGTGGGCGCTCGACCCGAACAAGTCGTGGCCGAATTCGCTGGGGCAGGCGACCACGGCATTGGGATCGTGCCTGCAGAACAATCCGTCGGACGACCAACTCCGCGCTGCCCGACGCCTCGCCGCTGCGGCCGCAGACAAGTCCGATCCATCGACCCCGGCGGGTATCGCGACCGCCGTCGCGATGCGAGCAGTGCAGGCACACATCGCGATCCATCACATCACCAACAATGCCCTCCGAACAGATTCCGAGCCGAGGAAGAAGCCGGACGAGGACGAAGAAACGGACACCGGATGGAATCCGAGCACCAAAGCGGCGATCCAGGTAGCCGTCGCGACCAGCGCTGCAACGATTCTCGGTGAGCTCATCTCGCCCGACCGCTGGTACTGGGCGGTCCTGACGGCCTTCCTCGTTTTCACCGGAGCGTCTACCCGCGGTGAGATTCTCTCGCGCGCAGGCCACCGCGTGGTCGGCACCATCGCGGGAGTTCTTGCAGGAGTGGTGCTGTCCGCGGTGGTCGGAAACAACCAGCCGTTGCAGCTGCTCTTGCTCGTCGTCTGCGTATTCTTCGCGTTCTACCTCGTCACGGTCGCCTACGCATTGCTCTCCTTCTTCATCACGGTCATGCTTGCGATGCTGTACGGACTGCTCGGCACATTCAGCATCGAGGTACTCGAACTGCGCATCTACGAAACGGCGGCCGGGGGACTGGTCGGAATAGCGGCGGCGTACTTCATCTTCTCCACCGGAACGAGATCGACGATGATCTCGAAGATCGACGACTACCTCGATCAGATGACTGCCATCATCGACACCGCTATCGGAGCCGTCGTCCAACCAGGCCACGAGACTGACCTCGTCGCCGACATCCGGAAGCTGGACAACGCGCTGAAGGACCTTGTCACGGCGGGCAAACCCTTGGAAATGGGACCGACGACGCGGACTCGCCGGGGAGCGAAACGGTTGTTGCGGATCATGACGGTCAGCAATCGGTCGTCTCATGCACTCGCCCGAGCAGGGGTAAGCGCCTCCCGCGGCGAACCGGACAGCGAACCGTCGCAGGAGACCACGAAGGCATTGCGCCAAGCATCCCATGTCACCAAGGCAACCATCGCCGACGTCAAACGCGCACTCGCCGGCGAGCACGTAGAGCCTCCAGAGAAACTCACCGAAACCTCGGCACCCGACGTCATGCTGCAGTCGACCACCACGCCGGGGCCGGTTCGCAGTGCCGTCCGCTCGCTCAGCACCCTCAACCGCACGATGGGGGAGGCATTGACGCGTGTCTGA
- a CDS encoding XRE family transcriptional regulator: MSQLDLALRAATTQRHGSFIEQGRSRPGRGMVLRLAKSMELTLRERNEMLLAAGFAPAFPESPLDDEALRPVRQALETILDGHLPYPAMVVRPHGIILVTANRAFEMFY; encoded by the coding sequence ATGAGTCAGCTGGATCTCGCGCTTCGGGCGGCCACCACCCAGCGGCACGGGAGCTTCATCGAACAGGGCCGCTCCCGCCCGGGTCGGGGCATGGTGTTGCGGCTGGCGAAGTCGATGGAGCTCACGCTGCGGGAGCGCAACGAGATGCTCCTCGCTGCCGGCTTCGCCCCAGCGTTCCCGGAATCACCGCTCGACGACGAGGCGCTCCGCCCGGTTCGCCAGGCGCTGGAGACAATTCTCGATGGTCATCTCCCGTACCCGGCGATGGTCGTGCGGCCCCACGGCATCATCCTCGTCACCGCCAACCGGGCGTTCGAGATGTTCTACTAA
- a CDS encoding nuclear transport factor 2 family protein, with amino-acid sequence MPRAGWQGLASDPAIRFTVEHVDIDGDRAVIRWRITGTENYRGVNLMRVRDGKIVEALRYGKRPQQAVSSRRVVPCSADPRQTANATVTGHPRNSRNVSDSPKPTQQPPQEPSSAPVPPTVPTS; translated from the coding sequence ATGCCTCGCGCGGGCTGGCAGGGATTGGCCTCCGATCCCGCCATCAGGTTCACGGTCGAGCACGTCGACATCGACGGCGACCGAGCCGTCATCCGCTGGAGGATCACCGGCACCGAGAACTATCGGGGAGTGAATCTCATGCGCGTCCGCGACGGGAAGATCGTCGAGGCGCTCAGGTATGGCAAGCGGCCCCAGCAGGCCGTGTCGAGCCGCCGGGTGGTGCCCTGCTCGGCGGACCCGCGACAAACGGCGAACGCCACCGTCACGGGACATCCTCGAAATTCGAGGAACGTTTCGGACAGTCCCAAACCCACCCAGCAGCCGCCGCAGGAGCCGTCCTCGGCGCCGGTCCCGCCGACAGTCCCGACCAGCTGA
- a CDS encoding cutinase family protein has translation MIASGIECTVYLMATRTLARFLCTAVLTFAALLGVPVESPPASAQPCPDVEVAFARGTDQPDGVGITGLSFVESLRLFAGARSIGVYAVNYPAASNFDDRQAFLHTFVDGMRDMHSRIQFMATSCPNTRMVVGGYSQGAAVAGFVTADGNPAGLPTELGLPGPLSPDVASHVAAVVFFGKPSDRFMHDAGSPPIVVGPLFGPKTIDLCAPGDNICDGAPLGRPNVAHALYPANGMTIAAAQFAAARL, from the coding sequence ATGATCGCGTCCGGTATTGAATGTACTGTTTACCTCATGGCGACACGCACGCTCGCTCGATTCCTGTGCACGGCGGTGCTGACGTTTGCAGCGCTGCTCGGCGTACCCGTCGAATCCCCGCCCGCATCCGCCCAGCCGTGTCCCGATGTCGAGGTGGCGTTCGCCCGGGGTACCGATCAACCGGATGGCGTGGGCATCACAGGACTCTCATTCGTCGAATCGCTTCGTTTGTTCGCGGGCGCGCGGTCCATCGGGGTGTACGCCGTCAACTACCCTGCCGCTAGCAATTTTGATGACAGGCAAGCGTTTCTCCACACCTTCGTCGACGGGATGCGGGACATGCATTCTCGGATTCAGTTCATGGCGACAAGCTGCCCCAACACAAGGATGGTGGTCGGCGGTTACTCTCAGGGCGCGGCTGTGGCAGGGTTCGTCACCGCGGACGGAAATCCAGCCGGATTACCTACCGAGCTAGGCCTACCGGGGCCGTTGTCGCCGGATGTGGCGAGCCACGTCGCCGCGGTCGTCTTCTTCGGAAAACCCTCGGATCGGTTTATGCATGATGCAGGCAGTCCGCCGATCGTTGTCGGGCCGCTGTTCGGGCCCAAGACAATCGATTTGTGCGCTCCCGGCGACAACATCTGCGATGGGGCCCCTCTGGGACGCCCCAATGTCGCGCACGCGTTGTATCCCGCGAACGGGATGACTATCGCGGCTGCACAGTTCGCCGCCGCTCGCCTCTAG
- a CDS encoding DUF4193 domain-containing protein, protein MATDYDAPRVTESDETDSSLEQLTASRKATQSPVVDVEDTDTAESFELPGADLSGEEFTVRVIPKQSDEFTCTSCFLVHHRSRLADDRELICRDCA, encoded by the coding sequence ATGGCCACCGACTACGACGCACCGAGAGTCACCGAATCCGACGAGACGGACTCATCCCTCGAACAGCTGACCGCCAGCCGGAAAGCCACCCAGTCTCCGGTCGTGGACGTCGAGGACACCGACACCGCCGAGTCCTTCGAGCTGCCCGGCGCCGACCTGTCCGGCGAAGAATTCACCGTCCGCGTCATCCCGAAACAGTCGGACGAATTCACGTGCACCAGTTGCTTTCTGGTCCATCACCGCAGCCGCCTCGCCGACGATCGGGAGCTGATCTGCCGGGACTGCGCCTGA
- a CDS encoding RES domain-containing protein — protein sequence MTGRRQVKRGHRVSNGPWWFSSSGSGRFDLFAPRGTCYVGFDETTAIRETVGEALASLGVIAHDFAAERALSTLRVPGTHDLADTCTDAAAAFGLTRELCSMTPYDVPRAWATAFDVEFDGIRYQTRFTTGGAANAAAVFGPAGEVSWPVDPRPESFAAAARRCGIAVQPLPRSVRILDPPT from the coding sequence TTGACCGGGAGGAGGCAGGTCAAGCGGGGTCACCGGGTCTCGAATGGGCCGTGGTGGTTCTCCTCGTCCGGTAGCGGACGCTTCGATCTGTTCGCGCCGCGGGGTACTTGCTACGTCGGATTCGATGAGACGACGGCAATCCGGGAGACGGTGGGGGAGGCGTTGGCATCGCTCGGGGTGATCGCCCACGACTTCGCGGCCGAGCGGGCACTGTCGACTCTGCGGGTACCGGGCACCCATGACCTTGCGGACACCTGTACTGACGCGGCTGCCGCGTTCGGGCTCACCCGCGAGTTGTGTTCGATGACTCCGTACGACGTTCCCCGGGCATGGGCGACGGCGTTCGATGTCGAGTTCGACGGCATCCGGTACCAGACGCGGTTCACCACGGGAGGGGCGGCGAATGCGGCCGCGGTATTCGGTCCGGCCGGTGAGGTGTCCTGGCCGGTGGATCCCCGCCCGGAGTCTTTCGCGGCGGCGGCGAGGCGTTGCGGTATTGCGGTACAGCCGCTTCCGCGGTCGGTCCGGATCCTCGACCCGCCGACCTGA